In the genome of Mytilus edulis chromosome 3, xbMytEdul2.2, whole genome shotgun sequence, one region contains:
- the LOC139517537 gene encoding uncharacterized protein: MQYLILLWILQLYIDIYSSNPVVIDSSNMQQVLTNSSSDFLQITDSTLKRIENNNNLRLVINKYKHIEFTRKRFNNDKISHPREENGPPFDQVAKQHIGMTEKYSQTKRSGRHKRSTENQGFLDDPNNIAMFIVFPCMVFIYGGCAVIYCCYKCKHYVRENQPFRKLKERIQNRNNKRNATDNAMDTMESQTPNASDAQTTTAVNTPKQEHSIRVFQKNESRSVKGDSSLIAQSSIDSKVTFVDVEYDDEIQSAMSTPLPLRDETVENAETTPTSESRVATENSTHSYPSLCTVSTRVSTVNESETPSQISVSSRNESTDNKQIVYTSSESGHSVYTSFPKVCLVDMGCQTDDTTQTENKSRNILVKSKFGKHSNKKKQNIRIKSSRPGQIHYVERYASLNPYRDQVEADAVFLSRNHNKKKNLFDAVEDAVRQEHKGENRKYSITSIE, translated from the coding sequence ATATTTACAGTAGCAATCCTGTGGTAATCGATTCCTCTAACATGCAACAAGTTTTAACAAACAGTTCTTCAGATTTTCTCCAGATTACAGACTCAACATTGAAGAGGATCGAAAACAACAATAATCTACGACTTGTAATTAATAAATACAAGCATATCGAATTCACCCGGAAAcgtttcaacaatgataaaatttCACACCCGAGAGAAGAAAATGGTCCACCATTTGATCAAGTAGCTAAACAACATATTGGTATGACTGAGAAATACTCCCAAACAAAGAGATCAGGAAGGCATAAACGTTCCACAGAAAACCAGGGATTTCTAGACGACCCAAACAATATTGCCATGTTTATTGTATTTCCTTGTATGGTTTTTATATACGGTGGATGTGCGGTCATATATTGCTGTTATAAGTGTAAACATTATGTACGTGAAAATCAACCCTTCCGAAAACTAAAAGAACGAATCCAGAACAGGAATAATAAACGGAACGCAACAGATAATGCGATGGATACAATGGAAAGTCAAACACCAAACGCGTCGGATGCTCAAACAACTACTGCTGTAAACACGCCCAAGCAGGAACACAGTATACGAGTGtttcaaaaaaatgaaagtagATCAGTAAAGGGAGACAGTAGTTTGATAGCACAGAGTAGTATAGATTCAAAAGTAACCTTTGTTGACGTTGAATATGACGATGAAATTCAATCTGCGATGTCAACACCACTACCTCTTCGTGATGAAACTGTTGAAAATGCCGAGACAACTCCTACGTCAGAATCACGTGTAGCTACAGAAAACAGCACACATTCATATCCATCGCTTTGTACTGTGTCGACAAGAGTAAGCACCGTTAATGAAAGTGAAACACCTTCACAAATATCTGTATCGTCGAGAAACGAGTCAACTGACaataaacaaattgtgtataCGTCATCAGAATCTGGTCATTCGGTTTATACGTCTTTTCCCAAAGTTTGCTTGGTAGATATGGGCTGTCAAACAGATGATACAActcaaacagaaaataaatcgaGAAATATCTTAGTTAAATCCAAATTTGGTAAACActcaaacaaaaagaaacaaaatattagGATAAAATCGTCGAGACCCGGACAGATCCATTATGTTGAACGATATGCATCGTTAAATCCTTACAGAGATCAGGTTGAAGCAGATGCTGTTTTTCTCTCCAGAAATcacaacaaaaagaaaaatttatttgACGCAGTTGAAGACGCTGTAAGACAAGAACATAAGGGAGAAAATCGGAAATACAGCATAACCTCAATTGAATAG